Below is a genomic region from Drosophila albomicans strain 15112-1751.03 chromosome 2R, ASM965048v2, whole genome shotgun sequence.
GTGAGTGCGTTGTTCAGTTCATTCAGTTCAGTTTGCGGCTTTGCTCACAGACAGAGGTCACATCATTTTAATTACGGTCAAAAGTCACTCAATTGTGGTAAATGGGCAACTAATGTGTATACGTTATGTTTACATAAGCCCAGTGAATCTTTAACTATAAATTTTCGCGATTGTATTGTAACATACTAGTAAATCATGTATTAGCATAGCGTAGTTGTAGTATATATGAAATGTGCATAATATTTATGTCAGCAAGTTGTTCATTGTTTGCAAATAAAGCCAATTAATTTGCCGAACAATAATTAGTACATATGTACGCATGTTTATGGGTCAACACATGCAAAGATGTCccatctatgtatgtatgtctgtatatacaattttgtacTAATTTAGTGCACATTCCGCAGGTGAcaggcggcggcagcggtTTGGGACGTGAAATATGCCTGGAGCTGGCAAGACGAGGTTGCAAGGTGGCTGTTGTCGATGTCAACTCAAAGGGTTGCTATGAAACGGTCGAATTGCTCACCAAGATACCAAGTTGCACTGCCAAGGCCTATAAGGTAAGCGAAAGCAAGCAAGCACACTAATTGTTCGGGTAATTGCAATCTGTTAACTCGACCTGCCTATTATGCCACAGAACGATGTGTCCTCGCCACGAGAGCTGCAACTGATGGCTGCCAAAGTCGAAAAGGAATTGGGCCCCGTTGAAATACTGGTGAACAATGCTTCGCTGATGCCAATGACGTCGACACCGCATCTGAAAAGCGATGAAATCGACACTATTCTGCAGCTCAACCTTGGCTCTTACATAATGGTGAGTAACAAGGCGCACACAATGTTTGAACAATTTTGAAGTTAAGCTTCTTGTATGGTTTTACAGACTACCAAGGAATTTTTGCCAAAGATGATAACACGTAAATCTGGACATTTAGTCGCTGTGAATGCTTTGGCTGGTAAGTTTTGAGATTGCAATAATTTGTTATGTATATagctatatggtatattttaaaaatagtactatatcaatatattaaatatcgTCTTTAGTGTATATGCAGTagttttgcggtatattaattgggtatattttaaaaataataccggactgtttcgcttttattaaaaatgggtagcaggtatctcaatGCTTTGttatgacaatctggtatattttgcatttttggtatattttaatgtagtagtatatcaataaaaCATATATGAGCTTTAGTacatttgtagtatttttgcgatatattaatttattatagtttaaaataaataccgcacTTCTTCGCtctcattaaaaatgggtgGCAGATATCTCAATACTTTGTTatgacaatgtggtatattttgcattttatgctaaattttgaatgttttactatattggtatatttcaaaatgaataccgcactgttttgcttatattaaaaatgggcagcaagtatctcacagtcgagtacactcgactgtagctttcttacttctaGATATGTGTATTGattgtgtgttttgtattttcttcgCTTAGGATTGGTGCCGCTGCCAGGTGCTGGCATTTATACTGCCACCAAGTATGGCATTATGGGCTTTATGGAATCTCTGCGTGCTGAACTGCGTCTCTCGGACTGCGATTATGTGCGCACCACAGTTGCGAATGCTTATTTGATGAAAACCAGCGGAGATTTGCCGCTGCTAAGCGATGCGGGGTAAGAAGTTAAAAGagacataaaataaaatgtattatctGTATTTCATGCAAgctaaaaaacaataataaaaatctattCCGAATCGTTAATTCAACTCGTCAGTTGCGGAAATGAATTCATTTGTTATTCCCCCAAATAACTCAATACATTGCTCAACAAATTCTTATAACAATGGCATTTGAAGCTCATTACCAAATACGTTTCAGATTTTTAATTCGGAGCACGCTTCATTGATTTCTGTGCATGATCGCTTGAACTACTCTCTCGATagacaataatatttatttcgttttctcATCGTAGCATTTCGAAAAGCTATCCTGGTCTGCCCACACCTTATGTTGCTGAGA
It encodes:
- the LOC117576042 gene encoding short-chain dehydrogenase/reductase family 16C member 6, coding for MVETATTTTITRTTSSAPATTSVSPNSATPTAALVNRNDETTRAIFNLKVILFLLLLPLVLFGVFLKHLLDYLFSLGLKEKDVRGKVALVTGGGSGLGREICLELARRGCKVAVVDVNSKGCYETVELLTKIPSCTAKAYKNDVSSPRELQLMAAKVEKELGPVEILVNNASLMPMTSTPHLKSDEIDTILQLNLGSYIMTTKEFLPKMITRKSGHLVAVNALAGLVPLPGAGIYTATKYGIMGFMESLRAELRLSDCDYVRTTVANAYLMKTSGDLPLLSDAGISKSYPGLPTPYVAEKIVKGVLLNERMVYVPKIFALSVWLLRLLPTKWQDYMLLRFYHFDVRSAHLFYWKLN